The following are from one region of the Thiocapsa rosea genome:
- a CDS encoding FAD-dependent oxidoreductase, with product MQPSIDVAVIGAGHAGLNAIKEIRQTTDNWVLINGGPLGTTCARIGCMPSKIALQLAETYQGRERFSRFGVDGGDQLVLDQHKALEHVRALRDTFVDLVLANTTDEMDATQLIEGYAEFIDRGRLRVGDREIHARAIIIATGARSVIPPALAREFGDGILTVDTLFEQERLPASVAVIGLGPIGIEIGQTLRRLGVEVTGFDHGERVSRIKDPAVNRTAIETAVLNLRPLCYEGLLRSYWRVLWSSSLPLPRVILRRTCSRSPAW from the coding sequence ATGCAGCCATCGATCGACGTCGCCGTCATCGGCGCCGGCCATGCCGGCCTCAACGCGATCAAGGAGATCCGCCAGACCACCGACAACTGGGTGCTGATCAACGGCGGACCCCTGGGCACCACCTGCGCGCGCATCGGTTGCATGCCATCGAAGATCGCACTGCAGCTCGCCGAGACCTACCAAGGGCGCGAGCGCTTCTCGCGCTTCGGGGTGGACGGCGGCGATCAACTCGTGCTCGATCAGCACAAGGCACTGGAGCATGTACGCGCGCTGCGCGACACCTTCGTCGACCTGGTGCTCGCCAACACCACCGACGAGATGGACGCGACGCAACTGATCGAAGGCTATGCCGAGTTCATCGACCGGGGCCGGCTGCGCGTCGGCGATCGCGAGATTCACGCCCGCGCGATCATCATTGCGACCGGGGCGCGCTCGGTCATCCCGCCCGCGCTCGCGCGGGAATTCGGCGACGGCATCCTGACCGTCGACACCCTGTTCGAACAGGAGCGGCTGCCCGCATCGGTCGCGGTCATCGGCCTGGGCCCGATCGGTATCGAGATCGGCCAGACGCTGCGGCGCCTCGGCGTCGAGGTGACCGGCTTCGACCACGGCGAGCGCGTCTCGCGGATCAAAGATCCGGCGGTCAACCGGACCGCCATCGAGACAGCAGTTCTAAATTTAAGACCATTATGTTATGAGGGACTCCTAAGAAGCTACTGGAGAGTCCTTTGGTCCTCAAGCCTGCCGTTGCCCAGAGTGATCCTGCGCCGGACGTGTTCTCGGTCACCGGCTTGGTGA